The Corynebacterium efficiens YS-314 DNA window GGACGCAAAAAGAAACCGGCAACGCCGTAAGCAATATACGGTTCCCCTGCCGGTAGGCAGGAAGGTTACCTATCTCAAGGTTTTTCGAGTTTGCTGTCGATCAGTGATTGAGATGAGTCAATGTGCAGACTTCACCCGTAATCGCTTCGGCTAGTAACTCAACCTGCCGCGGGGATACCGGTGGAGTCAACTGCTCCAGGAGCGTTGCAGCGATCAACTCCAAATCACCGGTCAGAACATCATTACTTGTCTGTAGCATCCACATACCTAGTTAGACTGCGCTGAAGCACTAAAGGTTTCACCTGGTAGGGAAACCAGCGTCTTAAAGACGTGAATTCCTACAACACTTTCCTCAATACTCCACAAGTAAAGGTCATCATGAATTTGCAGGTAGTTTCAGCATTAGCGCAGAAGTATTCTGATCAGGCACGAAGTGCAAACTCGCTTAGTATTGCTGCCGAGCCCGAGGCCCAGCTTACGGTTCCGCTAGCTAACTTCTTTTCTGCTTTCGCTGCTGAAGCTGGTCTAGGCGAGTTGGGACTGATTCGAGAAGCTCAGCTTAAGGGTGTTCGTCCTGATTTTGCGGCGACCATTAATCAGCGTCAGTGTGGTTGGGTTGAGTTGAAAGCTCCCGGTCACACTCTTATGGGCGAGAAATGGCGGGGACGGGAGAAGGGACAGTGGGAATTACTCGCCCAACTCGATTCTCTGGTCGTCACTAATGGCGAAGCTGCAGCTCTGTACGTAAATGGTGTACTCGGTGCGGAATGTGACCTCCCATTCGATGACCCAGCTTCGTGGGACCCGGAACCCTTCAAAGATCTTCTGCAGAAGTTCATCTTGGCGAAGGCCACTCCGATCAAACGGGTGAGCCAACTAGCTGACCGCCTAGCCCCGCTGGCGCGTTTCCTTCGTATCAGGCTCGATGAGGGCTTGGAAAACAACCTGCCGGCGGTTCTTCAAGCCAAAGAGGCATGGGATTCCACGGTTCACGAGACCACCTCGACGGGCCAGTTTTCCAGTGACGTGGCCCAGGTGGTTGCCTACTCGATGGCAATCGCCGGGATGTCGGGGCAGGCCGACCTCAACAACGACGGGGTTATCACGCTCAAAGAAGCGAAGGACACCTTGGCACTGGGACACCGTAATGTTCTTGCGGCAGCCCTCGGACCGATCATCGGCATCCCGGAGCTGACGGAATACATTGCTCCGGAACTGGGAGCGATTATCCGCTTGATTTCGGGTATGGATGTGCCGGCTATCCAGTCGGCAAAGGATTCCCGAGGCGAACCGTGGCTGTGGTTCTACGAGGACTTTTTGGCCAAATATGACCCAGAGGCCCGTAAGCAGGCTGGTGTCTACTACACCCCGACGAGCGTGGTGCAGTGCCAGGTGCGGATGGTCGACGATGTGCTGCGGAATCGATTCGGCCAGACCCTCGGCTTTGGATCAAAATCGGTTGTGACTCTCGATCCGGCGACTGGTTCAGGGACCTATCCTCTTGCAGTGATCGATCAGGCTGTCGAAACAGCCCATATCGAGCGCGGCCCCGCTGGCACCCAACAGGTTGCGCGGAATCTCACGAAGAACATCCTCGCCTTCGAGATTCTTCCTGGCCCCTATTCGGTGGCCCACCTTCGAGTCGGCCAACGGCTTGCCCAAGCAAAGAACCAGCTTGTCCAGTTCGATGACATCGGCGTTTATCTCACCGACACGT harbors:
- a CDS encoding N-6 DNA methylase — translated: MNSYNTFLNTPQVKVIMNLQVVSALAQKYSDQARSANSLSIAAEPEAQLTVPLANFFSAFAAEAGLGELGLIREAQLKGVRPDFAATINQRQCGWVELKAPGHTLMGEKWRGREKGQWELLAQLDSLVVTNGEAAALYVNGVLGAECDLPFDDPASWDPEPFKDLLQKFILAKATPIKRVSQLADRLAPLARFLRIRLDEGLENNLPAVLQAKEAWDSTVHETTSTGQFSSDVAQVVAYSMAIAGMSGQADLNNDGVITLKEAKDTLALGHRNVLAAALGPIIGIPELTEYIAPELGAIIRLISGMDVPAIQSAKDSRGEPWLWFYEDFLAKYDPEARKQAGVYYTPTSVVQCQVRMVDDVLRNRFGQTLGFGSKSVVTLDPATGSGTYPLAVIDQAVETAHIERGPAGTQQVARNLTKNILAFEILPGPYSVAHLRVGQRLAQAKNQLVQFDDIGVYLTDTLEDPSTHIRPGLFGDAKILAEAADKARRVKAEQNITVAIGNPPYDRVTSDSGGWVTAGNDHHEPLFDDVIKPNAVKLVGVVLCYASTWTDTT